One Saccharomyces kudriavzevii IFO 1802 strain IFO1802 genome assembly, chromosome: 4 genomic region harbors:
- the SLC1 gene encoding 1-acylglycerol-3-phosphate O-acyltransferase SLC1 (similar to Saccharomyces cerevisiae SLC1 (YDL052C); ancestral locus Anc_4.226), whose amino-acid sequence MSLLAKFLYYLRSVLVVLALAAGGLYGVIASIICTLIGKQHLAQWITARCFYRVMKLVLGLDVQVVGEENLVKKPYIMVANHQSTLDIFMLGRIFPPGCTVTAKKSLKYVPFLGWFMALSGTYFLDRSKRQESIETLNKGLEDVKKNKRALWVFPEGTRSYTSDLTMLPFKKGAFHLAQQGKIPIVPVVVSNTSTLVSPKYGVFNRGRMIVRILKPISTENLTKDKIGEFAEKVREQMLDTLQEIGYSPAINDTTLPPQAVEYAARQHDQKKNKIKNEPLHSVSANDDVSVHHEGSSVKKMH is encoded by the coding sequence atgagTTTGTTAGCCAAGTTCTTGTACTACTTGAGGTCGGTATTGGTCGTGCTGGCGCTTGCAGCCGGTGGTCTCTATGGTGTAATCGCATCCATCATTTGCACTTTGATTGGTAAGCAACATTTGGCACAGTGGATTACTGCGCGATGCTTCTACCGTGTCATGAAATTGGTGCTTGGCCTCGACGTCCAAGTCGTTGGTGAGGAGAACTTGGTCAAGAAGCCATATATTATGGTTGCCAACCATCAATCCACCTTGGATATCTTCATGTTGGGTAGGATTTTCCCACCTGGTTGCACAGTCACTGCCAAGAAGTCGCTGAAATATGTCCCATTTCTGGGCTGGTTCATGGCTTTGAGTGGTACTTATTTCTTGGACAGATCTAAAAGGCAGGAATCCATCGAGACTTTGAACAAAGGTTTGGAGGACgtcaagaaaaacaagcGTGCTCTATGGGTTTTCCCAGAAGGCACCAGATCTTACACAAGCGATTTGACGATGTTGCCCTTTAAGAAAGGTGCCTTTCATCTGGCACAACAGGGTAAGATTCCCATTGTCCCGGTGGTCGTTTCCAACACCAGTACTTTGGTGAGTCCCAAATACGGAGTCTTCAATAGAGGCCGCATGATTGTTAGAATCTTGAAACCTATCTCCACTGAAAATTTGACCAAGGACAAGATTGGTGAGTTCGCTGAAAAGGTTAGAGAGCAAATGCTTGATACCTTGCAGGAAATTGGCTACTCTCCAGCAATCAACGATACCACCTTACCACCACAGGCTGTTGAGTACGCTGCTCGTCAGCATgaccaaaagaagaacaaaatcaagaacGAGCCCTTGCATTCTGTCAGCGCCAACGACGACGTCAGTGTCCATCACGAAGGATCCTCGGTGAAGAAGATGCATTAA
- the NPC2 gene encoding sterol transporter (similar to Saccharomyces cerevisiae NPC2 (YDL046W); ancestral locus Anc_3.143) — MSHGLKLLFSLLFLYTAAVQAGVIGVFNALPPPNTKPINGESPLYQCDVFDKQLLEIKEVNLAPNPPVRGENLTISANGEVFETIEEGAYVDVEVRLGYIRLLSQTFDLCQALEDNDIEGLSCPIEPGQYDIKKIVEIPGEVPPGKYVVVARAYTESDDLITCLTGEVIFPAR; from the coding sequence ATGTCTCACGGCCTGAAACTCTTGTTCAGTTTACTCTTCCTTTACACAGCAGCAGTCCAGGCGGGTGTAATCGGTGTATTCAACGCCCTTCCTCCGCCAAACACTAAGCCCATCAACGGCGAGTCTCCACTCTACCAATGTGACGTTTTCGATAAACAACTTCTGGAAATTAAGGAGGTCAATCTGGCCCCCAATCCACCGGTCCGTGGCGAAAACTTGACCATTTCTGCCAATggtgaagtttttgaaaccattgaagaaggcgCCTATGTCGACGTCGAAGTCCGCTTAGGCTACATCAGACTGCTGTCCCAAACGTTCGACCTATGCCAAGCTTTGGAAGACAACGATATCGAAGGCCTATCTTGCCCAATCGAGCCAGGTCAATAcgatatcaagaaaatcgtTGAAATTCCAGGTGAGGTCCCACCCGGCAAATACGTTGTCGTAGCAAGAGCTTATACCGAGAGCGATGATTTGATCACTTGTCTAACTGGAGAAGTTATCTTCCCAGCAAGGTGA
- the SIT4 gene encoding type 2A-related serine/threonine-protein phosphatase SIT4 (similar to Saccharomyces cerevisiae SIT4 (YDL047W); ancestral locus Anc_3.142), with amino-acid sequence MVSRGPDEWLETIKKCQALTENEMKQLCEMVKELLMEESNIQPVQTPVTVCGDIHGQFHDLLELFRTAGGFPDDINYIFLGDYVDRGYYSLETFTLLMCLKVKYPAKITLVRGNHESRQITQVYGFYEECLNKYGSTTVWKYCCQVFDFLTLAAIIDGKILCVHGGLSPEIRMLDQIRVLSRAQEVPHEGGFSDLLWSDPDNVEAWQVSPRGAGWLFGSKVAREFNHVNGLNLIARAHQLVMEGFKYHFPEKDVVTVWSAPNYCYRCGNVASVMKVDDDLEPTFKIFSAVPDDYIRESTANHNNQRAGYFL; translated from the coding sequence ATGGTATCAAGAGGCCCAGATGAATGGCTTGAGACTATCAAGAAATGTCAGGCGCTAACTGAGAATGAAATGAAGCAACTGTGTGAAATGGTGAAAGAACTTTTAATGGAGGAAAGTAACATCCAGCCCGTGCAGACCCCCGTCACGGTGTGTGGTGACATCCATGGCCAATTTCATGACTTGTTGGAGCTATTCCGCACTGCTGGCGGGTTCCCTGACGACATAAACTACATCTTCTTGGGCGATTACGTGGATCGTGGCTACTACAGTCTGGAAACCTTCACGCTATTGATGTGTCTGAAGGTCAAGTACCCAGCAAAAATCACTTTGGTTAGAGGAAACCACGAGTCCAGACAAATCACTCAAGTTTACGGGTTCTACGAAGAGTGCCTGAATAAATACGGGTCTACCACCGTGTGGAAGTACTGCTGCCAAGTCTTCGACTTCCTGACGCTGGCCGCTATTATCGACGGTAAGATCCTATGTGTCCACGGTGGGCTTTCCCCCGAGATCAGAATGCTCGATCAAATCAGAGTCTTGTCCAGAGCTCAAGAAGTGCCCCACGAAGGCGGATTCTCGGATCTGCTCTGGTCGGACCCGGACAATGTAGAAGCCTGGCAGGTGTCCCCCCGTGGCGCGGGGTGGCTATTCGGTAGCAAAGTCGCCAGAGAGTTCAACCATGTCAACGGGCTGAACCTGATTGCCCGGGCCCACCAACTGGTGATGGAAGGGTTCAAATACCATTTCCCGGAAAAGGACGTTGTCACTGTCTGGTCCGCACCAAATTACTGTTATAGATGCGGCAACGTCGCCAGCGTAATGAAGGTCGACGACGATTTGGAACCcactttcaaaatcttctcCGCTGTCCCCGATGACTACATAAGGGAATCGACCGCAAACCACAATAACCAAAGAGCTGGTTATTTCTTGTAA
- the STP4 gene encoding Stp4p (similar to Saccharomyces cerevisiae STP4 (YDL048C) and STP3 (YLR375W); ancestral locus Anc_4.222), whose translation MPVSPSFASSIDSIISHETMSLPRNPPFIDTPDKMPNPAASPHSTLHHLIDPTLPLLSSTTSSSRSTLSSALNSPPPPPLVTSYSSYNSSACQSITSSPTDNTTLTHSSKFYFPHSLSPTPLSSNNSSHVILPPISSFTNLITAAEREFNGRSNSLHANFTAPVPRTVLDHQRHELTLCNPNIATAVKTTTPSPPAQHQNILPPTVDNIPRSKSVSSLPANGFPPLVAKQHQQASTSTSASTLPCIHSPLTNEHTNKYSSSLKDSAKITKQRKKKECPICHNFYANLSTHKSTHLTPEDRPHKCPVCQRGFARNNDLIRHKKRHWKDEFMQIYARDPNSISGTDDADDIARASSSNGDDSDDKSAASSSEETKLLKKNQLKSLYKIKGAFKCPYNSTLINLDMEVYPHKTQSLYFEPINCHQTGVFSRCDTFKNHLKALHFEYPPKTKKEDRSIVPGKCKHCGLQFPNVDVWLNKHVGKGCGYEYH comes from the coding sequence ATGCCTGTATCGCCTTCTTTTGCATCGAGCATAGATTCGATTATCTCTCATGAAACTATGTCTTTACCAAGAAACCCTCCGTTTATAGATACGCCGGACAAAATGCCCAATCCAGCGGCTTCGCCCCATAGCACGCTTCACCATTTGATAGACCCAACGTTGCCTCTGCTGTCCAGCACCACGTCGTCCTCTCGCTCGACCCTCAGTTCTGCATTGAATTCCCCCCCGCCTCCGCCATTGGTCACTTCGTACTCCTCTTATAACTCTTCTGCATGCCAATCCATCACGAGTTCCCCTACCGACAACACGACTCTTACACATAGTTCCAAGTTTTATTTCCCTCACAGTCTCTCGCCCACACCGCTGTCTTCGAACAACTCGAGTCACGTCATTTTACCACCCATCTCTTCGTTCACCAACCTGATCACCGCAGCAGAAAGAGAGTTCAACGGCAGATCAAATTCCTTGCACGCCAATTTCACCGCCCCTGTCCCAAGAACCGTGCTGGATCATCAAAGACATGAGTTGACGTTGTGCAACCCCAACATCGCGACTGCCGTCAAGACCACTACGCCCTCGCCACCGGCTCAACATCAGAATATACTGCCACCTACAGTGGACAACATACCGAGATCGAAATCAGTATCCAGTCTGCCTGCGAACGGCTTCCCACCACTGGTGGCCAAACAACACCAGCAAGCCAGCACCAGCACCAGCGCCTCTACCCTACCGTGTATTCATTCCCCATTAACCAATGAACACACGAACAAGTATTCCTCGTCGCTGAAGGATTCGGCAAAGATAACcaagcaaagaaagaaaaaggaatgCCCCATATGCCACAACTTCTACGCCAATCTATCGACACACAAATCCACCCATTTGACCCCAGAGGACAGACCGCACAAGTGCCCCGTCTGCCAACGTGGCTTTGCCAGGAACAACGATCTTATAAGGCACAAGAAACGCCATTGGAAAGACGAATTCATGCAGATATATGCAAGGGACCCCAACAGCATCAGCGGTACTGACGATGCTGACGACATCGCCCGCGCCTCCTCAAGCAACGGCGACGACTCAGACGATAAATCGGCAGCCTCGTCTTCCGAGGAGACGAAactactgaaaaaaaaccaacTAAAATCACTGTACAAGATCAAAGGTGCGTTCAAGTGTCCTTACAATTCCACTTTGATAAACTTGGACATGGAAGTGTATCCGCACAAAACCCAATCGCTCTATTTTGAGCCAATAAATTGCCATCAAACAGGCGTCTTTTCCCGCTGTgatactttcaaaaaccaCTTGAAGGCCTTGCATTTTGAATACCCGCCCAAAACTAAGAAGGAAGATAGAAGTATTGTCCCGGGCAAGTGCAAGCATTGCGGGCTACAGTTCCCCAATGTCGATGTCTGGCTGAATAAACACGTAGGGAAGGGATGCGGCTACGAATACCACTAG
- the MRP10 gene encoding mitochondrial 37S ribosomal protein mS37 (similar to Saccharomyces cerevisiae MRP10 (YDL045W-A); ancestral locus Anc_3.145) encodes MSGKVPVYRLPPLPRLKVKKPIIRQEANKCLVLMSNLLQCWSSYGHMNPKCAGLVAELKSCTSENALGKRNNVQKSNINYHAARLYDRINGKPHD; translated from the coding sequence ATGTCCGGAAAAGTACCAGTCTATAGATTACCTCCCTTACCCAGActgaaagtgaagaaacCCATCATTAGGCAGGAAGCAAACAAATGTTTGGTTCTGATGTCAAATTTACTGCAGTGTTGGTCTTCATATGGTCATATGAATCCTAAATGTGCGGGTTTGGTGGCGGAATTGAAAAGCTGTACTAGTGAAAACGCCCtgggaaaaagaaataacgTACAGAAGAGTAATATCAACTACCATGCCGCTAGACTATACGATAGGATCAACGGTAAGCCCCATGATTAA
- the LHP1 gene encoding tRNA maturation protein LHP1 (similar to Saccharomyces cerevisiae LHP1 (YDL051W); ancestral locus Anc_4.224), producing MSEKPQQEQQEKPQSRRNSFAVIEFTPDVLDKCLKQVEFYFSEFNFPYDRFLRATAEKNDGWVPISTIATFNRMKKYRPVDKVIEVLRSSEILEVSADGENVKRRVPLDLTAARNARIEQNQRTLAVMNFPHEDVEASQIPELQENLEAFFKKLGEINQVRLRRDHKNKKFNGTILVEFKTIPECEAFLKSYSSDDESNEILSYEGKKLSVLTKKQFDLQREASKSKNFSGRSRSFNSHKKKNLPKFPKNKKRDDKDDKDDSSAIADDDEEHKE from the coding sequence ATGTCCGAAAAACCACAACAGGAGCAACAAGAGAAACCACAATCGAGACGTAACTCATTTGCCGTGATTGAATTCACTCCAGATGTCTTGGACAAATGTTTGAAGCAAGTGGAGTTCTACTTTTCTGAATTCAACTTTCCGTACGACAGGTTTCTGCGTGCTACTGCGGAAAAGAACGACGGGTGGGTCCCCATTAGCACCATTGCCACGTTCAATCGTATGAAGAAGTATAGACCAGTGGATAAGGTAATCGAAGTACTGCGTAGTTCGGAAATTTTGGAGGTGTCTGCTGATGGAGAAAACGTCAAGAGACGTGTTCCGTTGGACTTGACTGCTGCCAGAAATGCAAGAATTGAGCAAAACCAAAGAACCTTGGCCGTGATGAATTTCCCCCACGAGGACGTCGAAGCGTCGCAGATCCCCGAGTTACAAGAGAATTTGGAagccttcttcaaaaaattgggaGAAATCAACCAAGTGCGTTTGAGAAGAGACCacaaaaacaagaaattcaatGGTACAATTTTGGTAGAATTCAAGACAATTCCAGAATGTGAAGCCTTCTTGAAATCATATTCCAGCGATGACGAATCCAACGAAATTCTGTCATACGAGGGTAAAAAACTGAGTGTTTTGACCAAGAAACAGTTCGACCTACAAAGGGAGGCTTCCAAATCCAAAAACTTCAGCGGTAGATCAAGATCGTTCAACAGccataaaaagaaaaacttgcCCAAATTCCctaaaaacaagaagagggATGACAAGGACGACAAGGACGATTCTTCTGCAATTGCCGATGACGATGAGGAACATAAGGAATGA
- the PBP4 gene encoding Pbp4p (similar to Saccharomyces cerevisiae PBP4 (YDL053C); ancestral locus Anc_4.228) has protein sequence MTTTSTTSVNGKSTPTLKATLSTSNSSSNSATPAALPQKPKLTGWAQAAAKALPKQQQQQQPKKDDSGAAARPANGKSKVIVSAAPSTHTKGSSTTNGSSTNKKLKRANRQPYNRDEVRSYMHKLFQSYTTGEMSHSTKTYKQVLSETASGRVSTATDWGTVSSSKNRNKKYGCLTDIAKVLRSQ, from the coding sequence ATGACCACGACTTCAACTACTAGTGTAAATGGTAAATCCACCCCAACTTTAAAGGCCACTTTATCTACTTCAAACTCAAGTTCGAACAGCGCAACACCTGCTGCTCTTCCTCAAAAACCGAAATTAACAGGCTGGGCACAGGCCGCTGCCAAAGCCCTGCCAaaacagcagcagcagcagcagccAAAGAAAGATGATTCCGGTGCAGCAGCACGACCTGCTAATGGGAAAAGCAAGGTCATTGTGTCTGCCGCGCCGTCTACGCATACAAAGGGCAGTTCTACCACTAACGGATCATCCACAAACAAGAAACTTAAGAGAGCAAATAGACAGCCTTACAACAGAGATGAAGTTAGGTCGTACATGCATAAATTATTTCAAAGCTATACTACTGGTGAAATGAGTCACTCAACCAAAACTTATAAACAAGTACTATCAGAAACTGCAAGCGGAAGAGTTTCTACGGCGACCGATTGGGGCACGGTATCAAGCAgtaaaaatagaaataaaaagtacGGCTGCTTGACCGACATTGCTAAAGTTTTAAGAAGCCAATAA
- the FAD1 gene encoding FMN adenylyltransferase (similar to Saccharomyces cerevisiae FAD1 (YDL045C); ancestral locus Anc_3.146), translating into MQLSKAAELCYEITNSYLHINKESRIIASTQEAIRLTRQYLLNEIFVRWSPLNGEISFSYNGGKDCQVLLLLYLSCLWEYFFIKAQNSQFDFEFQSFPMQRLPTVFIDQEETFPTLENFVLETSERYCLSLYESQRQSGTSVNMADAFRDFIKIYPETEAIVIGIRHTDPYGEMLKPIQRTDSNWPDFMRLQPLLHWDLTNIWSFLLYSNEPICGLYKEGFTSIGGIHNSLPNPHLKKDSNNVALRFEWEIAHAFGKDAKGEHDSFINSSPISVVDKERFSNYHGDYYPGWYLIDDTLERAGRINN; encoded by the coding sequence ATGCAATTAAGTAAAGCTGCTGAGCTGTGCTATGAGATAACAAACTCATACCTACATATAAACAAAGAGTCTCGCATAATAGCAAGCACACAAGAAGCGATACGCTTAACCAGGCAGTACCTCctaaatgaaatttttgtacGTTGGAGTCCACTGAATGGAGAGATATCGTTCTCATACAATGGCGGGAAAGATTGCCAGGTGTTACTGTTATTATACTTGAGTTGTTTATgggaatatttttttatcaaagcTCAAAATTCTCAGTTTGATTTCGAGTTTCAAAGCTTCCCCATGCAAAGACTTCCTACGGTTTTCATcgatcaagaagaaacatTCCCCACATTAGAAAACTTTGTTTTGGAAACTTCAGAACGATATTGCCTGTCGTTATACGAGTCGCAAAGGCAATCCGGAACGTCCGTCAACATGGCAGATGCGTTTAGAGATTTCATAAAGATATATCCTGAGACCGAAGCAATAGTCATAGGTATTAGGCACACGGACCCGTATGGTGAAATGTTAAAGCCCATTCAAAGAACAGACTCTAATTGGCCTGATTTTATGAGGTTACAGCCTCTTTTACATTGGGACTTGACTAATATATGGAGTTTCCTATTGTATTCCAACGAACCAATTTGTGGCTTGTACAAAGAAGGATTCACATCAATTGGGGGCATTCACAACTCTTTGCCCAACCcacatttgaaaaaggattCCAACAATGTAGCGTTACGTTTTGAGTGGGAAATCGCTCATGCTTTCGGCAAGGATGCGAAAGGCGAGCATGATTCATTTATAAACTCGTCACCTATATCCGTGGTGGATAAAGAGAGATTCAGCAATTATCATGGTGATTACTATCCTGGTTGGTATTTAATAGATGACACTCTAGAAAGAGCAGGAAGAATCAATAATTAA
- the KNH1 gene encoding Knh1p (similar to Saccharomyces cerevisiae KNH1 (YDL049C); ancestral locus Anc_4.223) produces the protein MLVVPFLALLCSLALQTVYSDVAIVAPLPNSVFDLSGSGQSTIKVKWMHTDSTPQEKDFIKYTFTLCTGTNAMIEAMAGLQTLTAAELTDNEFEAVIKNTVGTDGVYFIQVFAQTAIGYTIHYTNRFKLKGMVGAKAASPSMITIAPEAQTRITTGDLGATIDSRSFTVPYNLQTGVVKYAPMQLQPATKVTAKTWKRKYATSEVTYYYTLRNSVDQHTTVTPGWSYVITADCNYATPAPMPADNGGWYHPRKRLSLTAKKVNALRKRQ, from the coding sequence ATGCTGGTAGTACCATTCCTTGCACTGCTTTGTTCGCTAGCGTTACAGACAGTATACAGCGATGTGGCTATTGTGGCCCCATTGCCCAATTCTGTGTTCGATTTATCAGGCTCAGGCCAGTCCACTATCAAAGTGAAGTGGATGCACACAGATAGCACTCCGCAAGAAAAGGATTTTATCAAGTATACCTTCACGCTGTGCACGGGCACCAATGCCATGATCGAGGCAATGGCTGGTTTGCAAACGCTCACAGCGGCTGAACTGACGGACAACGAGTTCGAGGCAGTCATAAAAAACACTGTTGGGACAGACGGtgtttattttattcaagtCTTTGCCCAAACGGCCATTGGCTACACCATCCATTACACCAATAGGTTTAAATTGAAGGGTATGGTAGGAGCAAAAGCCGCTAGTCCTAGTATGATAACCATCGCACCAGAAGCACAGACAAGAATCACCACAGGGGATCTGGGGGCCACCATCGACTCCAGGAGTTTCACCGTCCCTTACAATTTACAAACAGGCGTCGTGAAATACGCCCCCATGCAACTCCAACCGGCTACGAAAGTAACGGCGAAGacatggaaaagaaagtacgCCACTAGTGAGGTGACATATTACTACACTCTAAGGAATTCTGTTGATCAGCACACCACCGTAACACCAGGGTGGTCATACGTGATTACAGCCGACTGTAACTATGCCACGCCGGCTCCTATGCCGGCCGATAATGGTGGTTGGTACCATCCGCGCAAGCGACTATCTCTAACCGCAAAGAAAGTTAATGCTTTGAGGAAAAggcaataa
- the MCH1 gene encoding Mch1p (similar to Saccharomyces cerevisiae MCH1 (YDL054C); ancestral locus Anc_4.229) has protein sequence MALSKVEHYLSYHTRLLLPHVLSHQSSHRIAYIFSLLSAVSAGFITLISLYSQPWQNHLNYSSWQINTIASMTNLGMYLTPPILGMIADSHGPITLSLLAIVGFIPSYSYLAYVFNHPELSLGGNGDSSFNLSIICFTFIGISTSALYFSALLTCTKLYPRTKLLSISLPTTCYGISSVVGSQLLRIRWFWSYSTHSSSSSNGLNLGRVFQTFAWVYVVIGLLAWIATSVVSLLHFNEEQTNQKRLDDHTDVEQSPLLEQDNHAQERFAETMLRIFSDPVTYILAVSILLSLGPLEMFIANMGSLTNLLVQVDAPALSTKLLSTYALSSTFTRLLTGIVADLFAKKRISIKWILLAFLSLGVCAQLFLLRLTSSVSSWGLVPTGSLVGIIYGGLFTVYPTLVLLVWGERSFGTVYGSLLIAPAIGSTIFCMLYAKVYDSRCMNGSGDLRKSSCISIVYKYSSIAFVASIVLSAAVFWMLKRKNFRI, from the coding sequence ATGGCTCTATCAAAGGTAGAGCACTACCTATCATACCATACGCGCTTATTGTTACCCCATGTTTTGTCTCACCAGTCATCACATCGTATTGCATACATATTTTCCCTATTATCTGCGGTATCGGCCGGTTTTATCACTTTGATATCACTTTACTCCCAGCCATGGCAGAACCATTTGAACTATTCTTCATGGCAAATCAACACCATTGCTAGTATGACTAATTTGGGGATGTACCTGACGCCACCCATACTGGGGATGATTGCCGATTCTCATGGCCCCATCACTTTGAGTCTTCTAGCCATCGTTGGGTTTATACCCAGTTATTCGTATCTGGCTTACGTCTTCAATCATCCAGAATTATCCCTTGGGGGGAATGGTGACTCATCGTTTAATCTGTCAATAATCTGTTTCACCTTCATAGGTATATCAACAAGTGCGCTGTATTTTAGCGCTCTATTGACATGCACGAAGCTATACCCTCGCACGAAGCTATTGTCCATCAGTTTACCAACCACATGTTATGGTATATCTTCCGTAGTGGGATCGCAACTGCTGAGAATCAGGTGGTTCTGGTCCTATAGTACACATTCCTCTTCGTCGAGCAATGGCTTGAATCTGGGAAGAGTGTTCCAAACGTTTGCATGGGTTTATGTCGTTATTGGATTACTCGCATGGATAGCCACTAGTGTTGTCTCGCTATTGCATTTCAACGAAGAACAAACTAACCAAAAACGGCTGGACGACCACACTGATGTTGAACAATCGCCGTTATTGGAACAAGACAACCATGCCCAAGAAAGGTTTGCAGAAACGATGTTGAGAATTTTTAGCGATCCCGTAACGTATATCCTGGCGGTGTCGATTTTGTTGTCATTGGGGCCGCTGGAAATGTTCATTGCGAACATGGGATCTTTAACCAACCTGCTAGTCCAAGTCGACGCGCCTGCCTTATCGACAAAGTTGTTATCCACTTACGCGCTATCCTCTACTTTTACAAGACTACTCACGGGCATAGTGGCGGATCTCTTCGCGAAGAAAAGGATATCAATCAAATGGATTCTGTTGGCGTTCCTTTCGCTTGGGGTTTGCGCACAACTGTTCCTGTTGAGACTAACCTCCTCGGTGTCATCCTGGGGGTTAGTGCCCACGGGATCGTTAGTCGGAATCATATACGGTGGGCTGTTCACTGTTTACCCGACGTTGGTCTTGTTAGTATGGGGCGAGCGCTCATTCGGGACCGTTTATGGTAGCTTACTGATTGCTCCCGCAATAGGTTCTACGATATTTTGCATGCTGTATGCCAAAGTGTACGATTCCCGTTGTATGAACGGCAGTGGAGACCTTCGGAAATCCTCTTGCATATCGATTGTTTACAAATACAGCAGCATCGCATTCGTTGCATCCATCGTTCTTTCAGCAGCGGTATTTTGGATGTTAAAACgtaaaaatttcagaatctaa